Proteins found in one Limnobaculum xujianqingii genomic segment:
- a CDS encoding cytochrome b/b6 domain-containing protein has protein sequence MIQRWDWVVRTTHWCVALGFLLNRLHITEPGKTLHQIVGLTVATLVIVRLIWGMTGAKGPARLSAIVPTCTAIRQHLEEVRQRSAHRTLGHNPIGAISIWLFWLLLPLVAFSGWAQDTALMDRWPVDEWHYWLVNVVTVLVILHILAVVTLSIWLKRNLIVAMLPGKR, from the coding sequence ATGATTCAGCGTTGGGATTGGGTGGTCAGAACCACGCACTGGTGCGTGGCGTTAGGTTTTTTGCTCAATCGACTGCATATTACTGAACCGGGTAAAACCCTGCATCAAATCGTGGGGTTAACCGTTGCTACATTGGTGATTGTACGTCTGATATGGGGAATGACTGGAGCAAAAGGGCCTGCTCGTCTTTCGGCTATTGTCCCAACCTGCACGGCAATACGTCAGCATCTGGAGGAGGTGCGCCAGCGCTCGGCTCACCGAACTCTGGGGCACAATCCTATTGGCGCTATCAGCATTTGGTTATTTTGGTTATTGTTACCATTAGTGGCTTTCAGCGGATGGGCTCAGGATACCGCGTTGATGGATCGCTGGCCAGTGGATGAATGGCACTACTGGCTAGTCAATGTAGTGACTGTTTTGGTTATTTTACATATTTTAGCGGTTGTAACCCTTTCGATTTGGCTTAAACGCAATCTGATTGTTGCCATGCTACCGGGTAAGCGTTAA
- the cra gene encoding catabolite repressor/activator, which produces MKLDEIARLAGVSRTTASYVINGKAKQYRVSDKTVEKVMAVVREHNYQPNAVAAGLRAGRTRSIGLVIPDLENTSYTRIANYLERQARQRGYQLLIACSEDQPDNEMRCVEHLLQRKVDALIISTALPPEHPFYQRWVNSSLPIIALDRALDREHFISVVGADYEDAEMLASELRNFKADSVAYLGALPELSVSQLREQGFRQAWKGDKRQVSYIYANSYERESAAEVFKNWLESNPIPQAIYTTSFSLLQGVMDVILQKQGRLPADLAIATFGDNELLDFLECPVLSVAQRHREVAERVLELVLASIDETQKPKPGLTRIRRSLFRRGSLSRV; this is translated from the coding sequence GTGAAACTGGATGAAATTGCGCGTCTCGCTGGTGTTTCACGCACGACGGCCAGCTATGTAATTAATGGCAAAGCCAAGCAATATCGTGTGAGCGATAAAACAGTTGAGAAAGTCATGGCGGTAGTCCGGGAACATAATTATCAACCTAATGCGGTTGCTGCTGGCTTACGTGCTGGTCGTACACGTTCTATCGGGCTGGTTATTCCTGATTTAGAAAACACCAGCTATACAAGAATTGCTAACTATCTTGAACGTCAGGCGCGCCAGCGAGGCTATCAGTTGCTGATAGCCTGCTCTGAAGACCAGCCGGATAACGAAATGCGCTGCGTTGAGCATTTACTGCAACGTAAAGTGGACGCCCTGATTATTTCCACCGCGTTACCGCCGGAGCATCCGTTCTATCAGCGCTGGGTAAACAGTTCTCTACCGATTATCGCTCTGGACCGGGCGCTGGATCGTGAACACTTTATCAGCGTTGTTGGAGCCGACTACGAAGATGCTGAAATGCTGGCATCGGAGTTACGTAACTTTAAAGCAGATAGCGTGGCGTATCTTGGTGCGTTACCTGAATTATCCGTCAGCCAATTGCGTGAGCAGGGGTTCCGTCAGGCGTGGAAAGGGGATAAGCGTCAGGTTAGCTATATTTACGCCAATAGCTATGAGCGTGAATCAGCGGCAGAAGTCTTTAAAAACTGGTTGGAATCTAACCCGATTCCTCAGGCAATTTATACCACGTCCTTCTCATTGCTACAGGGTGTGATGGATGTGATTTTACAGAAACAGGGCCGTTTACCTGCCGATCTGGCGATTGCTACCTTTGGTGATAATGAACTGTTGGATTTCCTTGAGTGCCCGGTATTATCCGTTGCTCAACGCCATCGTGAGGTTGCCGAGCGGGTGCTGGAATTAGTTCTGGCAAGTATTGATGAAACTCAGAAACCAAAACCAGGGCTGACACGCATTCGACGCAGTCTGTTCCGCCGCGGTAGTTTGAGTCGCGTATAG
- the mraZ gene encoding division/cell wall cluster transcriptional repressor MraZ, which yields MFRGATTINLDSKGRLAIPTRYRDSLLDECEGQLVCTIDLHQPCLLLYPLPEWEKIEQKLSRLSSMNPAERRVQRLLLGHASECQLDSAGRVLIANTLRQHALLVKEVMLVGQFNKFELWSEEAWYQQVKEDIEAEQSAKSPLSERLQDFSL from the coding sequence ATGTTTCGTGGAGCAACAACAATAAATCTTGATAGTAAGGGGCGATTAGCTATCCCCACTCGCTATCGGGATTCACTGCTGGATGAATGTGAAGGACAATTGGTATGTACCATTGACCTCCATCAGCCGTGCCTGTTGCTTTACCCCCTTCCTGAATGGGAAAAAATTGAACAGAAGCTATCCCGACTATCCAGCATGAATCCGGCGGAGCGCAGAGTACAGCGCCTGTTATTAGGCCATGCCAGTGAATGCCAGTTGGATAGCGCTGGTCGTGTATTGATAGCGAATACATTGCGGCAACATGCGCTTTTAGTAAAAGAAGTGATGCTGGTCGGACAGTTCAATAAATTTGAATTGTGGAGTGAAGAGGCTTGGTATCAACAAGTTAAGGAAGACATCGAGGCTGAGCAGTCTGCTAAGTCACCTCTCTCAGAGCGGTTACAGGATTTTTCATTATAA
- the ilvI gene encoding acetolactate synthase 3 large subunit — protein METLSGAEIVVRSLIDQGVKHVFGYPGGAVLDIYDALHTVGGIDHVLVRHEQAAVHMADGFARATGEVGVVLVTSGPGATNAITGIATAYMDSIPLVVLSGQVATTLIGNDAFQECDMVGISRPVVKHSFLVKHVEDIPMVLKKAFYVASTGRPGPVVVDLPKDILNPAIKIPYSYPDQISMRSYNPTVQGHRGQIKRALQMLLEAKNPVVYVGGGAITSGCDAELKTLVETLNLPVASSLMGLGAFPSTNKHFVGMLGMHGTYEANMTMHHSDLIFAVGVRFDDRTTNNLAKYCPGATVLHIDIDPTSISKTVNADVPIVGDARQVLTQMLELLKQRDPAQGFENLESWWQNIEEWRCKQSLAYDHSGDRIKPQAVIEALYRLTQGNAYIASDVGQHQMFAALYYPFDKPRRWINSGGLGTMGFGLPAALGVKLALPRETVVCVTGDGSIQMNIQELSTALQYDLPVVVLNLNNKFLGMVKQWQDLIYAGRHSHSYMDSLPDFVKLAEAYGHVGISISKPEELESKLAEALAIKNRLVFVDVAVDEREHVYPMQIRGGAMDEMWLSRTERS, from the coding sequence ATGGAAACGTTATCCGGAGCTGAGATAGTTGTCCGATCGTTGATCGATCAGGGGGTTAAGCATGTATTTGGTTATCCGGGTGGGGCAGTGCTGGATATCTATGATGCATTGCATACGGTGGGTGGTATTGACCATGTGTTAGTTCGCCATGAGCAAGCCGCAGTACATATGGCTGATGGCTTTGCCCGCGCAACCGGTGAAGTAGGGGTGGTATTGGTAACTTCGGGGCCGGGGGCAACCAATGCTATTACCGGTATCGCTACTGCCTATATGGATTCTATTCCTCTGGTGGTACTTTCCGGTCAGGTGGCGACCACATTGATAGGTAACGACGCCTTTCAGGAATGCGACATGGTGGGGATTTCCCGTCCGGTGGTAAAACATAGTTTTTTAGTTAAGCATGTCGAAGATATCCCAATGGTGCTGAAAAAGGCATTCTACGTTGCCAGTACAGGCCGTCCCGGTCCGGTAGTGGTCGATTTGCCCAAGGATATTCTCAATCCGGCGATTAAGATTCCGTATTCTTATCCCGATCAAATTTCTATGCGTTCCTATAATCCAACGGTGCAGGGCCACCGGGGGCAAATTAAACGTGCTTTGCAAATGCTTCTGGAAGCCAAAAATCCGGTGGTATACGTTGGTGGTGGGGCTATCACTTCAGGCTGTGATGCTGAGCTGAAGACGCTGGTAGAAACGTTGAATCTACCGGTAGCCAGTTCATTAATGGGGCTGGGCGCTTTTCCTTCAACGAATAAACATTTTGTTGGTATGTTGGGTATGCATGGTACTTATGAAGCCAATATGACTATGCACCATTCCGACCTGATCTTTGCGGTTGGTGTACGTTTTGATGACCGTACTACCAACAATCTGGCTAAGTATTGTCCGGGGGCGACGGTATTACATATTGATATTGACCCTACCTCAATTTCTAAAACGGTGAATGCCGATGTACCTATCGTTGGTGATGCCAGACAGGTTTTGACCCAGATGCTGGAACTGCTAAAACAGCGGGATCCTGCGCAAGGTTTTGAGAATCTGGAGAGCTGGTGGCAGAACATTGAAGAATGGCGTTGTAAACAGTCGCTGGCTTACGATCACAGCGGTGATCGCATTAAGCCACAGGCGGTTATTGAAGCCTTGTACCGTTTAACTCAAGGCAATGCTTATATCGCTTCTGACGTAGGGCAACATCAAATGTTTGCTGCGTTGTACTATCCGTTTGATAAACCTCGTCGTTGGATTAACTCCGGTGGTCTCGGCACCATGGGCTTTGGTCTACCTGCTGCGCTGGGAGTTAAACTGGCGTTACCAAGAGAAACCGTCGTTTGTGTCACCGGGGATGGCAGTATTCAAATGAATATTCAGGAGCTATCCACGGCACTGCAATATGATTTACCTGTTGTGGTCCTCAACCTGAATAATAAATTCCTGGGCATGGTAAAGCAGTGGCAGGATCTGATTTATGCTGGCCGCCACTCCCATTCTTATATGGATTCTCTGCCAGACTTTGTCAAACTGGCGGAAGCCTATGGTCATGTGGGAATCTCCATTAGCAAACCTGAAGAGCTGGAAAGCAAACTGGCGGAAGCGCTGGCAATTAAAAATCGCTTGGTGTTTGTTGATGTTGCCGTTGATGAAAGAGAGCACGTCTATCCGATGCAAATTCGCGGCGGTGCAATGGACGAAATGTGGCTAAGCAGAACGGAGAGGAGCTGA
- the cybC gene encoding cytochrome b562, with protein sequence MRKWLVTAIGLTVLATSAITQANGVDDQMKLIAKNYRTVLNTDSPDEFKQSLAAMKQAAQKAQQGTPDKLEGQAKDSDSMKDFRHGLDTLIGEIDSATALADSGKFDQAKQAAEQFKQTRDQYHKKYK encoded by the coding sequence ATGAGGAAATGGTTAGTGACGGCAATTGGCCTTACGGTACTGGCAACCAGTGCTATTACCCAAGCGAATGGTGTTGATGATCAAATGAAGTTGATTGCCAAAAATTACCGTACGGTATTAAACACAGATTCGCCCGATGAATTTAAGCAAAGTTTAGCCGCCATGAAGCAGGCGGCGCAAAAAGCACAGCAAGGCACTCCTGATAAGTTGGAAGGGCAGGCAAAAGATAGCGATAGCATGAAAGACTTTCGCCATGGTCTGGATACATTAATTGGTGAGATTGATAGTGCTACAGCCTTAGCGGATTCCGGTAAGTTTGATCAGGCCAAACAGGCGGCAGAACAGTTCAAACAGACTCGCGATCAGTATCATAAGAAGTATAAGTAA
- the rsmH gene encoding 16S rRNA (cytosine(1402)-N(4))-methyltransferase RsmH, which translates to MLNNYQHTTVLLDEAVNALSIRQDGIYIDGTFGRGGHSRLILSQLGPQGRLIAIDRDPQAIEAASAISDSRFSIIHGPFSDLASYVRDLGLEGKIDGILLDLGVSSPQLDDAERGFSFMRDGPLDMRMDPTRGLSAAQWLLKAEEEDIAWVLKTFGEERFAKRIARGIVERNRTDPMTRTHELAEVIATATPVRDKHKHPATRSFQAIRIYINSELEEIERALDGSLEALTEGGRLSVISFHSLEDRIVKRFIRQHSKGPQVPAGIPLTEEQLRQHGARKLKALGKMMPSEQEVADNARARSSVLRIAQRTAE; encoded by the coding sequence ATGTTGAATAATTATCAGCACACCACAGTGCTTTTGGATGAAGCAGTTAATGCCTTAAGCATTCGACAGGATGGTATCTATATTGACGGTACTTTTGGCCGTGGTGGACACTCGCGCCTGATCCTATCCCAGTTAGGACCTCAGGGGCGTCTTATTGCGATAGACCGCGATCCTCAGGCTATTGAAGCCGCATCTGCAATTTCAGATTCTCGTTTTTCCATTATTCATGGTCCTTTTTCCGATCTGGCCAGCTATGTCCGTGATCTTGGCTTAGAAGGTAAAATTGACGGCATTCTGCTGGATTTGGGTGTCTCTTCACCACAGTTGGATGATGCCGAACGTGGTTTTTCATTTATGCGTGATGGGCCACTGGATATGCGTATGGACCCTACTCGTGGTTTGTCAGCAGCACAATGGCTGTTAAAAGCGGAAGAAGAAGATATTGCCTGGGTGCTAAAAACCTTTGGTGAAGAGCGGTTTGCCAAGCGTATAGCCCGGGGCATTGTTGAACGCAACCGTACCGATCCAATGACCCGCACCCACGAGCTGGCAGAGGTTATCGCGACAGCAACACCTGTTCGTGACAAACATAAACATCCGGCAACACGTAGTTTTCAGGCGATTCGAATTTATATCAACAGTGAACTGGAAGAGATTGAGCGTGCACTGGATGGCTCTCTCGAAGCGTTGACGGAAGGCGGACGCCTTTCGGTTATCAGCTTTCATTCACTGGAAGACCGTATTGTTAAGCGTTTTATCCGCCAGCATAGCAAGGGACCACAGGTTCCGGCGGGTATTCCGTTGACTGAAGAGCAATTAAGACAACATGGCGCAAGAAAGTTAAAAGCGCTGGGAAAAATGATGCCGTCTGAGCAGGAAGTGGCAGATAACGCACGGGCTCGTAGCTCAGTATTGCGTATCGCCCAAAGGACAGCTGAATGA
- the ftsL gene encoding cell division protein FtsL: protein MISNERHSLASIIGDDLLRNAKLPLLLTVLVLVSAIAVVLSSHRTRLLTAEREQLILEREALEIEWRNLILEENALADHSRIERLANEKLQMLHVTPDQEQIVIQKQ, encoded by the coding sequence ATGATATCGAATGAGCGCCACAGTTTAGCCAGCATCATCGGTGATGATTTGCTGCGTAACGCAAAGTTACCGCTGTTACTGACTGTGTTAGTTCTGGTATCGGCAATAGCGGTGGTGTTGTCCAGCCACCGTACGCGTTTGCTAACCGCAGAGCGCGAACAGCTGATTTTAGAGCGTGAAGCGTTGGAAATTGAGTGGCGTAACCTGATTCTGGAAGAAAATGCGCTGGCTGACCATAGCCGTATTGAACGTCTGGCTAATGAAAAGCTGCAAATGCTGCATGTAACACCGGATCAGGAACAAATAGTTATCCAGAAGCAGTAA
- the ftsI gene encoding peptidoglycan glycosyltransferase FtsI has protein sequence MKAARTNKIKVKRPENEAGFVSWRFGLLCLFIVLAMFGLMARAAWLQVIEPDKLVKEGDMRSLRVQEVPTVRGMISDRFGRPLAVSVPVNAIWADPKELNERGGISQDMHWKALADVVGLPLDKLSEKINANPKGRFVYLARQINSETAEYVRKLKLPGIYLKRESRRFYPAGPVTAHIVGFTNIDDNGLEGIEKSFEDKLVGKSGERTVRKDRYGRVIEDISSVDSQAAHNLTLSIDERLQALVYRELSNAVAANKAESGTAVLVDVNTGEILAMVNSPSYNPNNRVGSPEDFFRNRAITDIFEPGSTVKPMVVMTALDRGIIKENSVLNTRPYRVNGHEIKDVALYPELTVTGILQKSSNVGVSHLALDMPADALVDTYSRFGLGQPTNLGLVGESSGLFLQKKRWSDIERATFSFGYGLMVTPLQLARAYATMGSFGVYRPLSITKIDPPVQGKRIFPESTVRTVVHMMESVALPGGGGTKAAVKGYRIAIKTGTAKKVGPNGGYINKYIAYTAGLAPASKPRYALVVVINDPGAGQYYGGAVSAPVFGAIMGGVLRTMNIEPDALPVADKNELVINQKGASGGRS, from the coding sequence ATGAAAGCAGCACGAACCAATAAGATTAAAGTAAAACGTCCTGAAAATGAGGCCGGCTTTGTAAGCTGGCGTTTTGGTTTGCTCTGTTTGTTTATTGTATTAGCTATGTTTGGTTTGATGGCCCGCGCTGCATGGTTACAGGTTATTGAACCAGACAAACTGGTTAAAGAAGGGGATATGCGCTCTTTACGGGTGCAGGAAGTGCCTACTGTTCGTGGGATGATCTCCGATCGCTTTGGGCGTCCATTAGCGGTTAGCGTTCCGGTTAATGCGATTTGGGCCGATCCAAAAGAACTGAATGAGCGTGGTGGCATTTCGCAAGACATGCACTGGAAAGCGCTGGCTGATGTGGTTGGTTTACCTCTGGATAAACTATCAGAAAAAATCAATGCTAATCCTAAAGGGCGCTTTGTCTATTTAGCGCGTCAAATCAATTCTGAAACCGCAGAGTATGTGCGTAAGCTTAAACTTCCGGGCATCTACTTAAAACGTGAATCTCGTCGTTTCTATCCTGCCGGCCCCGTGACTGCTCACATTGTTGGTTTTACCAATATCGATGATAACGGTCTGGAAGGTATTGAAAAGAGCTTTGAAGACAAGCTGGTGGGTAAATCGGGTGAGCGTACAGTACGTAAAGATCGCTATGGTCGGGTGATTGAAGATATCTCCTCAGTGGATAGTCAGGCCGCTCACAACCTCACGTTAAGTATTGATGAACGCCTTCAGGCGCTGGTTTATCGTGAGTTAAGCAATGCGGTTGCTGCGAACAAAGCTGAATCAGGTACCGCTGTGCTGGTCGATGTGAACACCGGTGAAATTCTGGCGATGGTTAACAGTCCTTCTTATAACCCAAATAACCGGGTTGGCTCACCGGAAGACTTCTTCCGTAACCGGGCAATAACTGACATTTTTGAACCGGGATCAACCGTTAAACCGATGGTGGTTATGACGGCGTTAGATCGCGGCATCATCAAAGAAAATTCTGTATTGAATACCAGACCGTATCGGGTAAATGGTCATGAGATAAAGGACGTTGCGCTTTATCCTGAACTGACTGTCACCGGTATTTTACAAAAATCCAGTAACGTCGGTGTTTCTCATCTGGCGTTGGATATGCCAGCCGATGCGTTAGTTGATACTTACTCGCGCTTTGGTCTGGGACAACCTACCAATTTGGGATTGGTCGGAGAAAGCAGTGGCTTGTTTTTACAAAAAAAACGGTGGTCTGACATAGAGAGGGCCACCTTCTCATTTGGCTACGGGCTAATGGTAACGCCATTACAGTTAGCGCGAGCTTATGCAACCATGGGGAGCTTTGGGGTTTATCGCCCGCTCTCTATCACCAAAATTGACCCGCCAGTACAGGGAAAACGAATCTTCCCTGAAAGTACCGTTCGTACTGTGGTTCATATGATGGAATCAGTAGCCTTACCAGGAGGCGGTGGTACTAAAGCCGCAGTGAAAGGTTACCGTATTGCAATCAAAACCGGTACCGCGAAGAAAGTGGGTCCTAACGGTGGTTATATCAATAAATACATTGCTTATACGGCCGGTCTGGCACCCGCCAGTAAGCCGCGTTATGCGCTGGTGGTGGTGATCAACGATCCTGGTGCCGGTCAATATTATGGTGGTGCCGTTTCTGCGCCGGTGTTTGGCGCAATTATGGGCGGGGTTTTACGGACAATGAATATCGAACCAGATGCATTGCCCGTAGCGGATAAAAACGAATTAGTGATTAATCAGAAAGGAGCTTCCGGTGGCCGATCTTAA
- the ilvN gene encoding acetolactate synthase small subunit — MMRRILSVLLENESGALSRVIGLFSQRGYNIESLTVAPTDDPTLSRMTIHTKGDAKVLEQIEKQLHKLVDVLRVSELTDGDCVEREIMLVKLRTSGDGREEVKRCADIFRGQIVDVTSSLYTVQLVGASSKLDAFLAAIREAGEIVEVARSGIVGVGRGERIMR, encoded by the coding sequence ATTATGCGCCGTATACTATCAGTATTACTGGAAAATGAATCCGGCGCTCTGTCGCGGGTGATTGGCCTGTTTTCCCAACGGGGATACAACATTGAAAGTCTGACCGTAGCGCCAACGGACGATCCGACTCTTTCGCGTATGACAATTCACACTAAAGGCGATGCGAAAGTACTGGAACAAATAGAAAAACAGCTACATAAGCTGGTTGATGTTCTGCGGGTATCTGAACTAACCGATGGTGACTGTGTTGAACGTGAAATCATGCTGGTGAAACTACGCACTTCCGGTGATGGCAGGGAAGAGGTCAAGCGCTGTGCAGATATTTTCCGTGGTCAAATTGTGGATGTTACATCCTCGTTGTACACCGTTCAGCTAGTGGGCGCCAGCAGTAAACTGGATGCGTTTTTAGCCGCTATTCGTGAAGCGGGCGAAATTGTAGAGGTTGCCCGTTCAGGAATCGTCGGTGTAGGGCGCGGTGAGCGGATTATGCGCTAA
- a CDS encoding AMP-dependent synthetase/ligase: MNQTLRQFHPVGRVQDRIQQNPGRIAFREWDQHQEKSLSWQQIGECISQTARALLSTGVQVQDRIAIFANNSINWAITDLSILHLRAIAVPIYSTNTPVQSAFVINDAQVRTLFVGAQAQMDAALTICELCPQLERIIAFDNSIDLHGCDIAIHLDDFCQRADDSQMAEFQTRIDARDIDDLFTLIYTSGTTGEPKGVMLDYRNLATQFCLHDERLTVSADDVSLSFLPLSHVFERAWSLYVMHAGAQNVYLRDTALVREAMSDVKPTVMCAVPRFYEKVFSAIHDKVAQAPWHRRALFHSALWCGKRKFWAAHQGKKLNPLMAAGHRLADKLVLKKLRGVLGGNIRFLPAAGAKLDDNIILFFHAVGLHITYGYGMTETCATVSCWEETGFRFGSIGRPLPGVDVRIGDENEIQVRGPIVMRGYYNRPEESTAAFTADGWLKTGDAGMLDESGNLFITERIKDLMKTSCGKYIAPQVIEGALGQDRFIDQIAVVADARKFVSALIVPCFVSLEEYACSMNLIYKDRMELLRNSHIVELFEQRLNELQKELARFEQVKRFTLLPDAFSMELGELTPTLKLRRKVILSRYQNEIEMMYRE; the protein is encoded by the coding sequence ATGAACCAAACACTCAGGCAATTTCACCCGGTTGGGCGTGTGCAAGATCGTATCCAGCAGAACCCAGGCAGAATTGCATTCAGAGAGTGGGATCAACATCAGGAAAAATCACTCAGTTGGCAGCAAATTGGTGAGTGTATTTCTCAAACCGCCAGAGCGTTATTAAGCACCGGTGTGCAGGTTCAGGACCGTATTGCTATCTTTGCTAATAACAGTATTAACTGGGCGATTACTGATTTATCTATTCTTCATTTACGCGCTATTGCGGTACCCATTTATTCGACCAATACGCCAGTACAGTCTGCTTTTGTGATTAATGATGCACAGGTCAGAACGCTGTTTGTTGGCGCTCAGGCTCAGATGGATGCGGCATTAACTATTTGTGAACTGTGCCCTCAGCTTGAAAGAATCATTGCGTTTGATAACAGCATCGATTTACATGGATGTGATATTGCCATCCATCTGGATGATTTCTGTCAACGAGCTGATGATAGTCAAATGGCTGAATTTCAGACGCGTATTGACGCTCGCGATATTGACGATCTGTTTACTCTGATCTATACCTCGGGTACTACTGGTGAACCTAAAGGGGTGATGCTGGATTATCGAAATCTGGCTACTCAATTTTGCCTGCATGATGAGCGCTTAACGGTTAGTGCTGATGATGTTTCGCTGAGTTTCCTGCCGTTATCCCATGTTTTTGAGCGTGCCTGGAGCCTGTATGTGATGCATGCTGGCGCTCAAAACGTCTATTTGCGTGATACCGCTTTAGTACGTGAAGCCATGTCAGACGTAAAACCTACCGTGATGTGCGCAGTGCCGCGGTTTTATGAAAAAGTTTTCTCAGCGATTCATGACAAAGTCGCTCAGGCTCCATGGCATCGTCGAGCCTTATTCCATAGCGCGTTGTGGTGCGGTAAGCGTAAATTCTGGGCTGCTCATCAGGGCAAAAAACTCAATCCTCTGATGGCTGCAGGTCATCGTCTGGCGGATAAGCTGGTGCTGAAAAAACTGCGTGGCGTATTAGGTGGAAATATTCGCTTTTTACCAGCGGCGGGTGCCAAGCTGGATGACAACATTATCCTGTTTTTCCATGCGGTAGGACTGCACATTACTTACGGTTACGGTATGACCGAAACTTGTGCCACAGTATCCTGCTGGGAAGAGACCGGTTTCCGTTTTGGTTCTATTGGTCGTCCGTTACCGGGTGTTGATGTTCGTATTGGTGATGAAAACGAAATTCAGGTGCGTGGTCCGATTGTGATGCGTGGTTATTATAATCGTCCGGAAGAGAGTACTGCGGCATTCACTGCGGATGGTTGGTTAAAAACCGGTGATGCAGGCATGTTGGATGAGTCTGGCAATCTGTTTATTACTGAACGTATTAAAGATTTAATGAAGACTTCGTGTGGCAAATATATTGCTCCGCAGGTGATTGAAGGAGCACTAGGACAGGATCGTTTTATCGATCAAATTGCGGTTGTAGCCGATGCCCGTAAATTTGTTTCTGCTCTGATTGTTCCCTGCTTTGTAAGTCTGGAAGAGTATGCTTGTTCGATGAATTTGATTTATAAAGATCGGATGGAGCTATTACGTAATAGCCATATTGTGGAACTGTTTGAACAGCGTCTGAATGAACTGCAAAAGGAATTGGCACGTTTTGAACAGGTGAAGCGTTTTACGTTATTGCCAGATGCTTTCAGTATGGAGCTGGGGGAATTGACCCCGACGCTTAAATTACGGCGTAAGGTGATACTGAGTCGTTATCAGAATGAAATTGAGATGATGTATAGGGAATAG